Proteins encoded together in one Meles meles chromosome 7, mMelMel3.1 paternal haplotype, whole genome shotgun sequence window:
- the ATP5MC2 gene encoding ATP synthase F(0) complex subunit C2, mitochondrial, whose translation MLRKGIRSQTLSRPNRRPRYGSVYTGELSSFLQSRLGLQFLLSNTRWSDWPNAATKLAGGAVAPGPTLNVAITLSLEERLVGPGRACAEPSFCSSRPPQHSPRPFCLLGPGSSSPATAPHPLKMYACAKFVSTPFLVRSTSQLLSRSLSAVVLKPPETLTDEAPYKGLSILAAPRPLTSLIPSRSFQTSAISRDIDTAAKFIGAGAATVGVAGSGAGIGTVFGSLIIGYARNPSLKQQLFSYAILGFALSEAMGLFCLMVAFLILFAM comes from the exons ATGCTGAGAAAGGGTATACGATCCCAAACGCTGAGCCGACCAAACCGCAGGCCACGTTACGGATCGGTTTACACTGGAGAGTTGTCCTCGTTTCTGCAGAGTCGGCTCGGCCTGCAGTTTCTCCTCTCAAACACCAGGTGGAGCGACTGGCCGAATGCCGCCACAAAGCTGGCAGGTGGCGCTGTGGCGCCTGGGCCGACCCTCAACGTTGCAATCACTCTATCCTTAGAAGAGCGTCTCGTTGGTCCGGGCCGCGCATGCGCCGAGCCTTCCTTTTGCTCTTCCCGCCCGCCTCAACACTCCCCCCGCCCTTTCTGTCTTCTCGGCCCTGGGAGCAG CTCTCCTGCCACAGCCCCTCATCCCCTGAAAATGTACGCCTGTGCAAAGTTCGTCTCCACCCCGTTCTTG GTCAGGAGCACCTCCCAGCTGTTGAGCCGATCACTGTCTGCAGTGGTGCTAAAACCACCCGAGACACTGACAGATGAGGCACCTTATAAG GGCCTCAGCATCTTGGCAGCCCCACGTCCCCTGACCTCACTTATTCCTAGCCGCAGCTTCCAAACCAGCGCCATTTCAAGGGACATCGATACAGCAGCCAAGTTCATTGGGGCTGGGGCTGCCACGGTAGGGgtggctggctctggggctggaaTTGGGACTGTGTTTGGGAGCCTCATCATTGGTTATGCCAG gaatccCTCTCTGAAGCAACAGCTCTTCTCCTACGCCATTCTGGGCTTTGCCCTCTCAGAGGCCATGGGGCTCTTTTGCCTGATGGTGGCCTTTCTCATCCTCTTCGCCATGTGA